The genomic window CCGGCCCACGCCTCGGCGAGCGCGGCGGGTACCTCGACCACCCGGGGCTCCGTGTCGAGCACCAGCGTCACCTCCACCTGCTGGCCGCCGACCAGCCCGGAGGCCCGCCGGTGCTCGGCGCTGAGCGACACGAGGGACCGGCCGCCCATGCTGCCCACCGTGTTGCGGTACGTGTAGGGCTCGGTGGGGGCGTCGCCGGTGCCGTGCACCGTCACGACGACGGCCGGGCGCTTCCCGGCGCCGAGCACCGCGAGCTCGTCGGGCGGCACCACGAGTCCGGTGACGCCCGGGCGGGCCTCGAACACGACGGTGGGGAAGGTGACGGGAGGCACGGAGTCGGTCATGGGCAGAGGGTAGGGCGCTCGCGCGTCCGCGGGGAAGGGGCGCAGACGACGAGGCGGCGCCTGCGGGACCGCGGCCGCGCCTCCTCGACCCTGACCGCGCCTCCTCGTCCT from Frigoribacterium sp. PvP032 includes these protein-coding regions:
- a CDS encoding YdeI/OmpD-associated family protein, producing MTDSVPPVTFPTVVFEARPGVTGLVVPPDELAVLGAGKRPAVVVTVHGTGDAPTEPYTYRNTVGSMGGRSLVSLSAEHRRASGLVGGQQVEVTLVLDTEPRVVEVPAALAEAWAGDDALRASFDALSPSRQAALTLPIADAKTDVTRERRVTAALDALRS